The nucleotide sequence GCCAACGACCACCGGGTCGTCGTCGCCTACCACGGCCTGTGGAAGGCCAACCTGGTCACCGTCGGCGTCAACCCGAAGCTCACCACGACCGAGATGCGCCGCATCCTGGTGCACTCCGGCGCCTCCGTGGTCATCTGCGACTCGGCGACCGCGGTGGAGGCCGCCGCCGGTGCCCCGGCGGTCCGGCGGATCGTCACCGTCGGCCCGGTGGACGCCGGCGACACGGACGTACCCGTCGAGTCCTTCGACGAGCTGGTCGCCTCCGGTGCCGACGGGCCGGTCCCCGGCGAGTGCGGTGGGGTCAGTGTCTTCAGCGGCGCCGACCTGCGCTCGCTGCGCTACACCAGCGGCACCACCGGGGCGGCGAAGGGCTGCATGGCCACCCACGACCAGCAGCTGGCCAGCACCGCGAACTACCTGTGCGAGGTCGACGTCCCCCGTGGCGGGCCCACCTGGATCTCGATGCCGCTGAGCCTCGGGGTCGGTGCGTCGTTCGTGACCACCACCGCCTACCTGGGTGTCCCGTTGCTGCTGCGCAAGCGGTTCGACGCGGCGGCCTTCGTCGACGACGTCGAGCGGTACGGGGTGACACACGCGTTCCTGGTGCCGACGATGCTGGTCGACCTGGTCGCGGCGCTCCCGGGACTCGCCGCGGGCCGCGCCCGGACGCTCTCGCTGATCGGCTACGGCGGCGCGGCGACCTCGTGGAACCTGATCCGTTCCCTGGTCGAGGCGCTCGACGTGCGGCTGTACCACGCGTTCGGTGCCACCGAGGCCGGCGGTTTCGCCGCCCTGCTCACCCCGGACGACCACGACCGGCTGCTCGCCGACCGGCCGACCTCGATCGTGCCGGTGGGCCGGCCCGCCGCGTTCGCCGAGGTGCAGCTGGTCGACGCCGACGACCGGGTGGTCGCACCGCGCGAGGTCGGCGAGATGCGGATCCGAGCGGCGAGCGTGTTCTCCGGGTACTGGAGCCAGCCGGAGGCCACCCGGGCGGTGCTGCGGGACGGCTGGCTGCGCCTGGGCGACATGGCCTGGCGCGACGAGCACGGCTACATCTATCTCGCCGACCGGGCGCAGGGCGTGATCCGCTCCGGGGCGCAGAACGTCTACGCCGGTGAGGTGGAGGCGGTGCTGCAGAGCTGCCCCGGGGTGCACCGGGCCGCGGTGCTCGGGGTGCCGGACGAGCGGTACGGCGAGTCGGTGAAGGCCCTGGTGCAGCGCACCGAGGGCAGCGAGGTGACCGCACAGCAGGTGATCGAGCACTGTGCCGGTCAGCTGTCCGCCTACAAGCGTCCCCGGGAGGTCGAGTTCGTCGACTCCCTGCCGGTGGACGAGGGCGGCAAGATCAGAAGAGCTGAGCTGTCGAGCGGCACGGGCCTGGCCCTGCTCGGCACCGCGACGAAGGAGTCCGGACGGTGAGCGTGGACGCGAGCACGAGCAAGGTGACCACCCCCGAGGAGGCGGTCGCCGACATCGGGGACGGCGCCACCATCGCCCTCGGCGGGGTGCACTCGCACAACAGCCCGATGGCACTGGTGAACGCGCTGATCCGGCGCGGGGTGCGCGATCTCGAGCTGATCCCCACCCCCAGCGCCGGCGCACCGGTCGACATGCTGATCGCGGCCGGTTGCGTGCGGAAGCTGCACGTGTCCTACGTCGGGCTGGAGTTCCTCGGGCTGGCCCCGAACTTCCGCCGGGCCGCGCAGGAGAAGTCGATCGAGATCATCGAGGCGGACGAGGCCTGGGTCGTCTACGGCTTCCGGGCCGGGGCGAGCAAGCTGCCGTTCGTCGCGCTCCCCCCGCTCTACGAGGGCACCGACCTGCCCAAGGTCAACCCGATGATCCGGACCACCACCGACCCCTACACCGGGCGGACGGTCACCACGATCCCCGCGCTGCGCGCGGACTTCGGGCTGTTCCACGCGCAGGTCTCCGACCGCAAGGGCAACGTGCAGATCTTCGGTCAGCGCCGGTTCGAGGACGTGATGGCCAAGGCCAGCGACCACGTCATCGTCTCGACCGACGAGGTGCTCGACGAGTACGCGCCGTCCCCGGACCCGCGGATCGTGTCCATGCCCGGCGCGATCGTGGAGAAGGTGGCGCACGCGCCGTACGGGGCGCATCCGCTGTCCTCGCCGGGGCACTACGGCTACGACCGCGAACAGCTCGTCGAGTACCGGGATCGCGCGGTCGCCGGCGAGACCGCCGGCTACCTCGACACCTACGTGCACGGGGTACGGGACCACGCGGAGTACCTGGAGCAGCGCGGGGTCGGCAGGCTGCTCGGCCTGCGCCAGACCTTCCGCTGAGCCGGCACGGCCCCTTCCGGGATCCGGAGGGGGCCATGCCGCCGGGCTCACCAGGAGTAGGCCTCCGGGGCGGGGCCCGGCCCGGGGAAGATCGCGTCCAGCCGGGCCAGCACCTCG is from Pseudonocardia autotrophica and encodes:
- a CDS encoding class I adenylate-forming enzyme family protein, which translates into the protein MRIENLLRQNAVRRPDRPAVITDEAELTWSELDTATDRLAHALIDRGCREQERIALVLANDHRVVVAYHGLWKANLVTVGVNPKLTTTEMRRILVHSGASVVICDSATAVEAAAGAPAVRRIVTVGPVDAGDTDVPVESFDELVASGADGPVPGECGGVSVFSGADLRSLRYTSGTTGAAKGCMATHDQQLASTANYLCEVDVPRGGPTWISMPLSLGVGASFVTTTAYLGVPLLLRKRFDAAAFVDDVERYGVTHAFLVPTMLVDLVAALPGLAAGRARTLSLIGYGGAATSWNLIRSLVEALDVRLYHAFGATEAGGFAALLTPDDHDRLLADRPTSIVPVGRPAAFAEVQLVDADDRVVAPREVGEMRIRAASVFSGYWSQPEATRAVLRDGWLRLGDMAWRDEHGYIYLADRAQGVIRSGAQNVYAGEVEAVLQSCPGVHRAAVLGVPDERYGESVKALVQRTEGSEVTAQQVIEHCAGQLSAYKRPREVEFVDSLPVDEGGKIRRAELSSGTGLALLGTATKESGR
- a CDS encoding CoA transferase subunit A — encoded protein: MSVDASTSKVTTPEEAVADIGDGATIALGGVHSHNSPMALVNALIRRGVRDLELIPTPSAGAPVDMLIAAGCVRKLHVSYVGLEFLGLAPNFRRAAQEKSIEIIEADEAWVVYGFRAGASKLPFVALPPLYEGTDLPKVNPMIRTTTDPYTGRTVTTIPALRADFGLFHAQVSDRKGNVQIFGQRRFEDVMAKASDHVIVSTDEVLDEYAPSPDPRIVSMPGAIVEKVAHAPYGAHPLSSPGHYGYDREQLVEYRDRAVAGETAGYLDTYVHGVRDHAEYLEQRGVGRLLGLRQTFR